Proteins from a genomic interval of Lysobacter arenosi:
- a CDS encoding TonB-dependent receptor yields the protein MTKRFKKRFKSTAMFTFVGGVLVINPAYAQDAAATAAQTTTAQTTAAQATTAQSSSEQAKTLDTVTVTGMRNSLNQSMEIRRNADGIVDAISAEDLGKFPDTNLAESLQRITGISIERRDGEGAQITARGFGPQFNMVTLNGRTIPGADAFGAPGQVPIGGVDGGTRAFNFAQLASEAITTLQVYKTGQASVPSGGIGATIDIETDRPFNHQGLVATAGAKAVYDESQPFDTDLTPEVSGIFSYSNDDKTWGVGLSASYQKRHGGSVQATENAWNMQRWTGTDPSLRPDAVVTNAPAIGQLYGMPNDLRYAFADFERERINGQAVLQFAPTDALTFTLDYTYSTNEITEDRAEQTIWLQRANSFTDLTFDTGQSVATPIYIRDIVGTKDFGYEQQHQEQEYKLDSLGLNAAWDVTDRFRLTFDAHNTTSESRPNDPVTGGGSTFFSIAGTNNCTVGPYCGGNWAQELSFNNGLPIGARTWYANSADAIAGANGTLNPDFPPGQIGSQVLRINYQRQETEIKQGRIDGEYVFDDGRFQFGVDSSETTMTRKQATEAYSTLGDWGVANTGNEPGLQELIRPIDIVGMFDDYSAPGAARQAWLGSATAGALWAGGFYDAATRYNPQLAADNRVKEDTDAVYGQVDLEGTLGGFPTHTRIGVRYEKTYLTSTSQVALPSAIQWQANNDFRILRGDDQVPFSETHSYDFVLPNLDFSLDLTDEIKTRASFSKTIARAPYGNLYAGPTPNQPTGSILINPSTRANGDAQNPALDPLESDNLDLAVEWYFADASFISVTFWNKDVKNFIGTSVVREPLYGLTDPTSGPDAQAALAFLTSPTCAAQVGAAGEDVSQACSANDTALFAALAMLRNPETGGLAAYNGSSAQSLQMENTYDLVGEADDPLYEFDVNRPVNQNDANLHGWEMGGQYFFGESGFGIFANYTLVQGDVAFDNTVIERDQFALLGLSDTANVMLMYEKYGWSVRLAWNWRDEYLIAANQNGSNRNPYYVEEYDQWDVNVGYDFNDHWSMSLEAINLTGEDVRWHGRSDKQIIKLVDQSARYMLGVRYKF from the coding sequence ATGACAAAGCGGTTCAAGAAGCGCTTCAAGTCCACTGCGATGTTCACCTTCGTCGGTGGCGTGCTGGTCATCAACCCTGCCTACGCGCAGGATGCTGCCGCTACGGCGGCGCAGACCACGACTGCACAGACGACGGCGGCCCAGGCCACCACCGCGCAGTCGTCGTCGGAACAGGCCAAGACGCTGGATACGGTCACGGTCACCGGCATGCGCAACAGCCTCAACCAGTCGATGGAGATCAGGCGCAATGCCGACGGTATCGTCGACGCGATCAGCGCCGAGGACCTGGGCAAGTTCCCTGACACCAACCTTGCCGAGTCGTTGCAGCGCATCACCGGCATCTCGATCGAACGACGCGACGGCGAAGGTGCGCAGATCACCGCGCGCGGCTTCGGCCCGCAGTTCAACATGGTCACCCTCAACGGCCGCACGATCCCCGGCGCGGACGCCTTTGGCGCACCCGGCCAGGTGCCGATCGGCGGCGTCGACGGCGGCACGCGCGCGTTCAACTTCGCGCAGCTGGCGTCGGAAGCGATCACCACGCTGCAGGTCTACAAGACCGGCCAGGCCAGCGTGCCCAGTGGCGGCATCGGCGCAACGATCGACATCGAGACCGATCGCCCGTTCAACCACCAGGGTCTTGTCGCCACTGCCGGCGCCAAGGCGGTGTACGACGAGTCGCAGCCGTTCGACACCGACCTGACGCCGGAAGTGTCCGGTATCTTCAGCTACAGCAATGACGACAAGACCTGGGGCGTAGGTCTCTCGGCCAGCTACCAGAAGCGCCATGGCGGTTCGGTGCAGGCCACCGAGAACGCCTGGAACATGCAGCGCTGGACCGGTACCGACCCGTCCCTGCGACCGGATGCGGTGGTGACCAATGCGCCGGCGATCGGCCAGCTGTACGGCATGCCGAACGATCTGCGCTATGCGTTCGCCGATTTCGAACGCGAGCGTATCAACGGCCAGGCTGTGCTGCAGTTCGCGCCCACCGATGCGCTGACGTTCACCCTTGACTACACCTACTCGACCAACGAGATCACCGAAGACCGCGCCGAGCAGACCATCTGGCTGCAGCGCGCCAACAGCTTCACCGATCTCACGTTCGACACCGGTCAGTCGGTGGCAACGCCCATCTACATCCGCGACATCGTCGGCACCAAGGACTTCGGTTACGAGCAGCAGCACCAGGAACAGGAGTACAAGCTCGACTCGCTGGGCTTGAATGCCGCCTGGGACGTCACCGATCGCTTCCGCCTGACGTTCGACGCCCATAACACGACGTCTGAGAGCCGACCGAACGATCCGGTCACCGGCGGTGGCTCGACCTTCTTCAGCATCGCCGGCACCAACAACTGCACCGTCGGTCCGTACTGCGGCGGCAATTGGGCGCAGGAGCTGTCCTTCAACAACGGCCTGCCGATCGGCGCACGCACGTGGTACGCGAACTCGGCCGATGCCATCGCCGGTGCCAACGGCACGCTCAACCCGGACTTCCCGCCCGGTCAGATCGGCTCGCAGGTGCTGCGCATCAACTACCAGCGCCAGGAAACCGAGATCAAGCAGGGGCGCATCGACGGCGAATACGTGTTCGACGACGGTCGCTTCCAGTTCGGTGTCGACTCGTCGGAAACGACGATGACGCGCAAGCAGGCCACCGAGGCCTACTCGACCCTGGGCGACTGGGGCGTGGCCAACACCGGCAACGAGCCGGGCCTGCAGGAGTTGATCCGCCCGATCGACATCGTCGGCATGTTCGACGACTACAGCGCTCCCGGCGCGGCCCGTCAGGCATGGCTGGGAAGCGCCACCGCCGGTGCCTTGTGGGCGGGCGGCTTCTACGATGCGGCCACCCGCTACAACCCGCAGCTGGCGGCCGACAACCGGGTGAAGGAAGACACCGACGCCGTGTACGGCCAGGTCGACTTGGAAGGCACGCTGGGCGGCTTCCCGACCCACACCCGCATCGGTGTGCGTTACGAGAAGACATACCTGACCTCGACCTCGCAGGTTGCTCTGCCCAGCGCCATCCAGTGGCAGGCCAACAACGACTTCCGCATCCTGCGCGGCGATGACCAGGTGCCCTTCAGCGAGACGCACAGCTACGACTTCGTCCTGCCGAACCTGGACTTCTCGCTCGACCTCACCGATGAAATCAAGACCCGCGCATCGTTCAGCAAGACCATCGCGCGCGCACCGTACGGCAATCTCTATGCCGGCCCGACGCCGAACCAGCCGACCGGTTCGATCCTGATCAACCCGTCCACCCGCGCCAACGGCGACGCCCAGAACCCCGCACTCGACCCGCTGGAATCGGACAACCTCGACCTTGCGGTGGAGTGGTACTTCGCCGACGCCAGCTTCATCTCGGTGACGTTCTGGAACAAGGACGTGAAGAACTTCATCGGTACCTCGGTGGTGCGTGAGCCGCTGTACGGTCTGACCGACCCGACCTCCGGCCCGGATGCGCAGGCGGCACTGGCCTTCCTGACCAGTCCGACGTGTGCCGCACAGGTGGGTGCCGCCGGCGAAGACGTCTCCCAGGCCTGCTCGGCAAACGACACGGCGCTGTTCGCGGCCCTGGCGATGCTGCGCAATCCCGAGACCGGCGGCCTGGCGGCCTACAACGGCAGCTCGGCGCAGTCGTTGCAGATGGAGAACACCTACGACCTGGTGGGCGAGGCCGACGATCCGCTGTACGAGTTCGACGTCAACCGTCCGGTCAACCAGAACGACGCCAACCTGCACGGCTGGGAAATGGGTGGCCAGTACTTCTTCGGTGAGTCCGGCTTCGGCATCTTCGCCAACTACACCCTGGTGCAGGGCGACGTCGCCTTCGACAACACGGTGATCGAGCGCGACCAGTTCGCTCTGCTCGGCCTCAGCGACACGGCCAACGTGATGCTGATGTACGAGAAGTACGGCTGGTCGGTGCGCCTGGCCTGGAACTGGCGTGACGAGTACCTGATCGCGGCGAACCAGAACGGTTCCAACCGCAATCCCTACTACGTCGAGGAATACGACCAGTGGGACGTGAACGTTGGCTACGACTTCAACGATCACTGGTCCATGAGCCTTGAAGCGATCAACCTGACCGGTGAGGACGTGCGCTGGCACGGCCGTTCCGACAAGCAGATCATCAAGCTGGTCGACCAGAGCGCCCGCTACATGCTGGGGGTGCGCTACAAGTTCTGA
- a CDS encoding MarC family protein, with amino-acid sequence MADATLFFSLFTTLLAIINPLEAIPVFLSLMDGKGDDERRATARKACINVLLLCLFFLVFGNVLLRLFGVPLSMVRVVGGVILMRIGFDLFSPSPNSMLSGGKGNGGDVSFIPLAMPIMFGPGVIATVIGLTSLVRKSDHLIVSFAVVVAAIAAAVLCTYVSLVYAKKILSKIGPQGVDAATRIVGFFVSAMGGGLIFHGTVEFLQSYGVLLGGPPAG; translated from the coding sequence ATGGCAGACGCCACGCTCTTCTTCAGCCTGTTCACGACCCTGCTGGCGATCATCAACCCGCTGGAAGCCATCCCGGTGTTCCTCAGCCTGATGGACGGCAAGGGCGATGACGAGCGTCGGGCCACTGCGCGCAAGGCGTGCATCAACGTCTTGTTGCTGTGCCTGTTCTTCCTGGTGTTCGGCAACGTCCTGCTGCGCCTGTTCGGCGTGCCGCTGAGCATGGTGCGCGTGGTCGGCGGCGTGATCCTGATGCGGATCGGCTTCGATCTGTTCTCGCCCAGTCCGAACAGCATGCTGTCGGGCGGGAAGGGCAATGGCGGCGATGTGTCCTTCATACCCCTGGCCATGCCGATCATGTTCGGACCCGGCGTCATTGCCACGGTGATTGGCCTGACCTCGCTGGTGCGCAAGTCCGACCATCTGATCGTTTCGTTCGCCGTTGTGGTTGCCGCGATCGCCGCGGCTGTGCTGTGCACCTATGTTTCCTTGGTCTACGCGAAGAAGATCCTGAGCAAGATCGGGCCGCAGGGTGTCGATGCCGCAACGAGGATCGTCGGTTTCTTCGTATCGGCCATGGGGGGCGGATTGATATTCCACGGCACGGTGGAGTTCCTTCAATCCTATGGCGTCCTGCTGGGCGGACCGCCCGCAGGCTGA
- a CDS encoding Wadjet anti-phage system protein JetA family protein has protein sequence MTEYSSPAPPLFAVVPDGLFGPLASSNRLHYWRLLCQLFAEFFGPDAPMPPSVGFPRREITSAIERYLLTDDPWEDDGAAPDAPLAMRANAIYERFRTAGWLRQERVGAREMVSMTHAVAQLLATLMDFAERGPAFFGAKVRSIELQLQQVVAGNAGGDSLDEAAEQSRQLLSYVSAISVQVRDLMPELIKAESTALFARQLFERYVGELFVGDYAQLHNADHPLARRTAILTMVRDIEQSDVRGQLIDWYTERATGGDRVRAEQRLQRSLRRLYEIDRIDEYLARLDDDIRQANRRALAFLDYRLRAPDKLDVLLRRACRGVLGAPQDALRLPVAPGPLMDEQRLRAPQQRPRPIPRTANTSREPTPEQLARLNLLRQMTRARLVKPEDLSRYVDRHLGATDSIDSEAMEIASIEDFRAYQTLITLALRSRRQGGLRRDDPIHRMLRGFRIQLRDGEQTANAFLESPRFVLHRTRNVA, from the coding sequence TTGACTGAGTACAGTTCGCCGGCACCGCCGCTGTTTGCTGTTGTTCCCGACGGTCTCTTCGGACCTCTCGCCTCTTCCAACCGGCTCCACTACTGGCGCTTGCTGTGCCAGCTGTTCGCCGAATTCTTCGGTCCCGACGCACCGATGCCACCCAGCGTCGGCTTTCCGCGCCGCGAGATCACCTCGGCCATCGAGCGCTACCTGCTGACCGACGACCCGTGGGAGGACGACGGCGCCGCACCCGACGCGCCGCTGGCGATGCGCGCCAACGCGATCTACGAGCGTTTCCGTACCGCCGGCTGGTTGCGCCAGGAACGGGTAGGCGCGCGCGAAATGGTGTCGATGACCCATGCGGTCGCGCAGTTGCTGGCGACGCTGATGGATTTCGCCGAGCGCGGACCGGCCTTCTTTGGCGCCAAAGTGCGCTCGATCGAGCTGCAGCTCCAGCAGGTCGTGGCCGGCAATGCCGGTGGCGACAGCCTCGATGAAGCCGCCGAGCAGTCGCGGCAACTGTTGTCCTACGTCTCGGCGATCAGCGTGCAGGTCCGCGACCTGATGCCGGAACTGATCAAGGCCGAGAGCACCGCCCTGTTCGCCCGCCAGCTGTTCGAGCGCTACGTCGGCGAGCTGTTCGTGGGTGACTACGCCCAGCTGCACAACGCCGACCATCCCCTCGCCCGTCGCACCGCGATCCTGACGATGGTCCGCGACATCGAGCAATCCGACGTGCGCGGCCAGCTCATCGACTGGTACACCGAGCGCGCCACCGGCGGCGACCGCGTGCGTGCCGAGCAGCGCCTGCAACGCAGCCTGCGCCGGCTGTACGAGATCGATCGCATCGACGAGTACCTGGCCCGGCTCGATGACGACATCCGCCAGGCCAACCGCCGCGCACTGGCGTTCCTCGACTACCGCCTGCGCGCGCCGGACAAGCTCGACGTTTTGCTGCGTCGTGCCTGCCGCGGCGTGCTCGGCGCCCCGCAGGACGCCCTGCGCCTGCCGGTCGCGCCCGGACCGCTGATGGACGAGCAGCGCCTGCGCGCGCCACAGCAGCGGCCCCGACCAATCCCGCGCACCGCCAATACGAGTCGCGAACCCACGCCCGAACAGCTGGCGCGACTGAACCTGCTGCGGCAGATGACGCGCGCGCGCCTGGTCAAGCCCGAGGACCTGTCGCGATACGTCGACCGTCATCTCGGCGCCACCGACAGCATCGATTCGGAGGCCATGGAGATCGCCAGCATCGAGGATTTCCGCGCCTACCAGACGCTCATCACGCTCGCGCTGCGCAGCCGCCGACAGGGCGGGCTGCGCCGCGACGACCCGATCCACCGGATGCTGCGCGGATTCCGCATCCAGCTGCGCGATGGCGAGCAGACCGCCAACGCCTTCCTGGAATCGCCGCGCTTCGTCCTGCACCGCACGAGGAACGTTGCATGA
- a CDS encoding DUF4194 domain-containing protein encodes MKRSWATLSQLSGGMYTPQDFERTAYRLVTEQVLYSADRKSRNAYHLVETYLADFAAALEPLGIRLERNAHFRYVTALPSHGEGTAVSLDETLLILVLRQRYDEGMRQGQVEDHGDVLVELPELQEAYQSLTGRELPETGALRSQLRALKRWSVCRTTECDPGDPQPFRILVRPAIVEIVGAQWLQRLDQHNTDQNGTDQNSPQQDDDGQSVVEQAMEPDDVSA; translated from the coding sequence ATGAAACGCTCATGGGCCACGTTGAGCCAGCTCTCCGGCGGCATGTACACGCCGCAGGATTTCGAGCGCACGGCCTACCGGCTGGTCACCGAACAGGTGCTCTACAGCGCCGACCGCAAGTCGCGCAACGCCTACCACCTGGTGGAAACCTACCTGGCCGATTTCGCCGCGGCACTGGAACCGCTGGGCATCCGCCTGGAACGCAACGCCCACTTCCGCTATGTCACCGCCCTGCCCTCGCACGGCGAAGGCACGGCCGTGAGCCTGGACGAGACGCTGCTGATCCTGGTGCTGCGCCAGCGCTACGACGAGGGGATGCGGCAGGGACAGGTGGAAGACCACGGCGACGTCCTGGTGGAACTGCCGGAGCTGCAGGAGGCCTACCAGTCGCTGACCGGCCGCGAGCTGCCCGAGACCGGCGCGCTGCGCAGCCAGTTGCGCGCGCTCAAGCGCTGGTCGGTGTGCCGGACCACCGAATGCGATCCGGGTGACCCGCAACCGTTCCGCATCCTGGTGCGACCGGCGATCGTGGAGATCGTCGGCGCGCAGTGGCTGCAGCGCCTGGATCAGCACAACACCGACCAGAACGGCACCGACCAGAACAGCCCGCAGCAGGACGATGACGGCCAGTCCGTCGTCGAGCAAGCCATGGAGCCAGACGATGTATCAGCTTAA
- a CDS encoding SbcC/MukB-like Walker B domain-containing protein, with amino-acid sequence MYQLKRAHLVQFFLFQAQTLELDLSTAIIAPNGAGKSALLDALQIVMLGGDRNQIRFNAQAGGSHRARTIRDYCLGVYRSGDDGRDRETATTYLSLVFEDQDSGETLTAGIALAASAAEPDHRVNGLYLLPRVALSLEDHVEVVKGEQLPQEWSRFRELIAQRCKAAGSKAELHSSSDRFVKDLLFRLRPGPTAQLDAVAYRKAFQNALNLQRVSDVDLFVRTLVAEERPTEIGKFRALLDGFRLIKEKIEQVARRIDEAEQVEQQYKKVAQQATRAASYRALGAEYQRDLHSERVDAAEQTLATSHELLRGKRLALAQARSDRENARLAADGAGKRLQGTRGYHEQASFEQLAAPYQEELARLKKELMRSAGFVRDQLQVAGKLGLPGVDAHLLKGAIAPWQALYDHLAALVADADILVSPEALHDELRQAIEHATPIIAAVTAYERERHNALEQARQGALTARQNLARLNAGQSELRPDVARMMSYLADAGVEARPVCDLVQVTDPAWQRAIEGYLRTHVEALLIAPEHEEQAVRLYRSLQGARSVYGVKLALCSHARQSRGDATPAAALVSSLLAGDNDDALAYLRRQLGDLRCVATEAEVVRSRHGLSNDGLVAKGGGVERLRLPAASELKIGASSSRERQKLLRDELDAAERRIGELESQWRPVHASATGLARIGSAEDMARDAHELLLKHRQAAARYRALKDNQEAASDPDLIRLSEQAHESERRKQELEALVERLVGEEAVATGKCAEAEASLQALGEQSDAIARRASEAFSHADVDANLVEHQREELDGKIAELADRLQRCQSRADESDRILNGLLPEAWRGLAQYGKDHGLLLDMEPGQWRQANALLHKEIDHLKGTELVQHQAAADEAYTTAVETFRSNVASALYDNFTRLRHQINTLNRTLQRSPAFSNNERYQFKYDVAPEFRDLHRFINKAADVGQTDTLFGSAGEVPAAFRDIIEDKVGSKGANTPSPLDDYRRFFSFEVVIKQEESVIGTLSERMRSGSGGEHRAPLYVIAGAALAAAYGKAEGQQGGLGVIMLDEFGDKIDAQNARATTNYLRSLGLQLIVAAPDTAQGTLSGVLDSYIELFRDGPLLQLERVVVHGRGRELLESDQFQLHPQLLEAEIKRVTLEKEPA; translated from the coding sequence ATGTATCAGCTTAAGCGCGCCCACCTCGTCCAGTTCTTCCTGTTCCAGGCGCAGACGCTCGAGCTGGACCTGAGCACGGCGATCATCGCGCCCAACGGTGCCGGCAAGAGCGCGCTGCTCGACGCGCTGCAGATCGTGATGCTCGGCGGCGACCGCAACCAGATCCGCTTCAACGCCCAGGCCGGCGGCAGCCATCGCGCCCGCACGATCCGCGACTACTGCCTGGGTGTGTACCGTTCCGGCGACGACGGCCGCGATCGCGAAACCGCGACGACTTACCTGAGCCTGGTGTTCGAGGACCAGGACAGCGGCGAAACCCTCACCGCAGGCATTGCACTGGCGGCTTCGGCGGCCGAGCCCGACCACCGCGTCAATGGCCTGTACCTGTTGCCGCGCGTGGCGCTATCGCTCGAAGACCACGTGGAAGTGGTCAAGGGCGAGCAGCTGCCGCAGGAGTGGTCGCGCTTTCGCGAGCTGATCGCGCAGCGCTGCAAGGCCGCCGGCAGCAAGGCCGAGCTGCACAGCAGCAGCGACCGCTTCGTCAAGGACCTGCTGTTCCGCCTGCGCCCCGGCCCGACCGCGCAGTTGGACGCGGTGGCCTATCGCAAGGCCTTCCAGAACGCCCTCAACCTGCAGCGCGTCAGTGACGTCGATCTGTTTGTGCGCACGCTGGTCGCCGAGGAGCGTCCGACCGAGATTGGCAAGTTCCGCGCGTTGCTCGATGGCTTTCGCCTGATCAAGGAGAAGATCGAGCAGGTCGCGCGCCGGATCGACGAAGCCGAACAGGTCGAACAGCAGTACAAGAAGGTCGCCCAGCAGGCGACGCGTGCCGCGTCCTACCGTGCCCTGGGCGCGGAGTACCAGCGCGATCTCCATTCCGAACGCGTCGATGCCGCCGAGCAGACCCTGGCAACCTCGCACGAGTTGCTGCGCGGCAAGCGACTCGCCCTCGCCCAGGCTCGCAGCGACCGCGAGAACGCGCGCCTCGCCGCCGACGGGGCCGGCAAGCGCCTGCAGGGCACCCGCGGCTACCACGAGCAGGCGTCGTTCGAGCAGCTCGCCGCGCCCTACCAGGAGGAACTGGCGCGCCTGAAGAAGGAGCTCATGCGCAGTGCCGGCTTTGTCCGCGATCAGTTGCAGGTGGCCGGAAAACTCGGCCTGCCCGGCGTCGACGCGCATCTGCTCAAGGGCGCGATCGCGCCATGGCAGGCGTTGTACGACCACCTCGCCGCGCTGGTGGCCGATGCCGACATCCTGGTATCGCCCGAAGCCCTGCACGACGAGCTGCGCCAGGCCATCGAACACGCCACCCCGATCATCGCGGCAGTGACCGCGTACGAGCGCGAACGCCACAACGCGCTCGAGCAGGCACGCCAGGGCGCATTGACCGCGCGCCAGAACCTGGCCCGCCTCAACGCCGGCCAATCCGAGCTGCGCCCGGACGTGGCCCGCATGATGAGTTACCTCGCCGATGCCGGCGTCGAAGCGCGGCCGGTCTGCGACCTGGTACAGGTCACCGACCCGGCCTGGCAGCGGGCGATCGAAGGCTACCTGCGCACGCATGTCGAGGCGCTGCTGATCGCGCCAGAACACGAAGAGCAGGCCGTGCGCCTCTACCGCTCGCTGCAGGGCGCGCGTTCGGTATATGGAGTCAAGCTGGCACTGTGCAGCCATGCGCGCCAGTCGCGTGGCGATGCCACGCCGGCAGCCGCCCTGGTCTCGTCGCTGCTCGCCGGGGACAACGACGATGCCCTCGCCTACCTGCGGCGGCAGCTCGGCGACCTGCGCTGTGTCGCCACCGAGGCCGAAGTCGTGCGCAGCCGCCATGGCCTGAGCAACGACGGCCTCGTCGCCAAGGGCGGCGGCGTGGAGCGACTGCGCCTGCCTGCCGCGAGTGAACTGAAGATCGGCGCCTCCAGCAGCCGCGAGCGGCAGAAGCTGCTGCGCGATGAACTCGACGCGGCCGAACGTCGCATCGGCGAACTGGAATCGCAATGGCGTCCGGTGCATGCCAGCGCCACCGGCCTGGCCCGCATCGGCAGCGCCGAGGACATGGCGCGCGACGCCCACGAGTTGCTGCTCAAGCATCGGCAGGCGGCCGCGCGTTACCGCGCCCTGAAGGACAACCAGGAGGCCGCCAGCGATCCCGACCTGATCCGCCTGAGCGAACAGGCGCACGAATCCGAGCGCCGCAAGCAGGAACTCGAGGCGCTGGTCGAACGTCTGGTCGGCGAAGAAGCCGTGGCCACCGGCAAGTGCGCCGAAGCCGAGGCCTCGCTGCAGGCGCTTGGCGAACAAAGCGATGCGATCGCGCGGCGCGCCAGCGAGGCCTTCTCGCATGCCGATGTCGACGCCAACCTGGTTGAGCATCAACGCGAGGAACTCGACGGCAAGATCGCCGAACTCGCCGACCGCCTGCAGCGCTGCCAGAGCCGTGCAGACGAAAGCGACCGCATCCTCAACGGCCTGCTGCCGGAAGCCTGGCGCGGACTGGCCCAGTACGGCAAGGACCACGGCCTGTTGCTCGACATGGAGCCGGGGCAATGGCGCCAGGCCAATGCCCTGCTGCACAAGGAAATCGATCACCTCAAGGGAACCGAACTGGTCCAGCACCAGGCCGCCGCCGATGAGGCCTACACGACCGCGGTGGAGACCTTCCGCTCCAACGTCGCCTCGGCGCTCTACGACAACTTCACCAGGTTGCGGCACCAGATCAACACGCTCAACCGAACATTGCAGCGCAGCCCCGCGTTCTCCAACAACGAGCGCTATCAGTTCAAGTACGACGTCGCCCCGGAGTTCCGCGACCTCCATCGCTTCATCAACAAGGCGGCCGACGTCGGCCAGACCGATACGCTCTTCGGTAGTGCCGGCGAGGTACCTGCCGCGTTCCGCGACATCATCGAGGACAAGGTCGGCAGCAAGGGCGCGAACACGCCCTCGCCATTGGACGACTACCGTCGCTTCTTCAGCTTCGAGGTCGTCATCAAGCAGGAGGAATCGGTGATCGGCACGCTCAGCGAGCGTATGCGCTCGGGTTCCGGCGGCGAGCACCGTGCGCCGCTCTATGTCATCGCGGGCGCGGCACTGGCGGCGGCCTACGGCAAGGCCGAGGGCCAGCAGGGCGGCCTGGGCGTGATCATGCTCGACGAGTTCGGCGACAAGATCGACGCCCAGAACGCACGCGCCACGACAAACTACCTGCGATCGCTCGGACTCCAGCTGATCGTCGCCGCGCCGGACACCGCGCAGGGGACACTCAGCGGCGTGCTCGACAGCTACATCGAACTGTTCCGCGATGGTCCGCTGTTGCAGCTCGAACGCGTGGTAGTGCACGGCCGCGGGCGCGAGCTGCTGGAGAGCGACCAGTTCCAGCTGCATCCGCAACTGCTGGAAGCCGAGATCAAGCGCGTCACCCTCGAGAAGGAACCGGCTTAG
- a CDS encoding response regulator transcription factor, producing the protein MRIVLADDHPIVRSGVRTLLERDHSTVKVVAEASTADELHRALDATPCDMVITDFNMPGGRMSDGLSLLGMLHRKWPDLPVIVLTIVSNPGVLHSIMATGARGLVNKSEALSELHLAVEAVAQGRIYLGAAMEQALQSTQATDGKVALSIRESEVFRLFASGLTVSQIAKQLNRSVKTVSRQKVDAMAKLSIENDIDVYTYARRHGLL; encoded by the coding sequence ATGCGCATCGTCTTGGCCGACGACCACCCGATCGTCCGCAGCGGTGTCCGCACCTTGCTGGAGCGCGACCACTCCACGGTGAAGGTGGTCGCCGAAGCATCGACGGCCGATGAACTGCACCGTGCGCTCGATGCGACACCGTGTGACATGGTCATCACCGATTTCAACATGCCTGGCGGCCGCATGTCGGACGGCCTCAGCCTGCTCGGCATGCTCCACCGCAAGTGGCCCGACCTGCCGGTGATAGTGCTGACCATCGTCAGCAATCCGGGCGTGCTCCATTCGATCATGGCCACCGGCGCCCGCGGACTGGTCAACAAGTCCGAAGCACTGAGCGAACTGCATCTGGCGGTCGAGGCCGTGGCACAGGGACGCATATACCTGGGCGCGGCCATGGAGCAGGCACTGCAATCGACCCAGGCCACGGACGGAAAGGTCGCTCTGTCGATTCGCGAATCGGAAGTGTTTCGCCTCTTCGCGTCCGGCCTGACCGTGTCGCAGATCGCCAAGCAGCTCAATCGCAGTGTAAAGACCGTCAGTCGGCAGAAGGTCGACGCGATGGCGAAGCTCTCGATCGAGAACGACATCGACGTGTACACCTATGCGCGACGGCACGGCTTGCTCTAG
- a CDS encoding EF-hand domain-containing protein codes for MNRVTTRCSTAGGLLLAMLLSPAVMAGHGDKAKMMDTNADGMVSASEHSAGAKKMFDAMDANHDGNVTAAEMDARHQAKMKDGKTVKTGISSADKIKAIDTNGDGQLSAAEHEAGSQKKFAEMDSNKDGNLSQAEFTAGHESMAKGGR; via the coding sequence ATGAATCGTGTCACGACTCGTTGTTCCACTGCAGGTGGACTGTTGCTGGCGATGCTGTTGTCGCCAGCGGTGATGGCCGGGCATGGAGACAAGGCCAAGATGATGGACACCAATGCCGATGGCATGGTCTCGGCGTCGGAGCACAGCGCCGGCGCGAAGAAGATGTTCGACGCCATGGATGCCAACCATGATGGCAACGTGACCGCGGCAGAGATGGACGCCAGGCACCAGGCGAAGATGAAGGACGGCAAGACCGTGAAGACCGGCATCTCGTCGGCCGACAAGATCAAGGCCATCGACACCAATGGCGACGGTCAGCTTTCGGCGGCCGAGCACGAGGCCGGATCGCAGAAGAAGTTCGCGGAAATGGACAGCAACAAGGATGGCAACCTGAGCCAGGCAGAGTTCACCGCCGGGCACGAGTCGATGGCCAAGGGCGGCCGCTGA
- a CDS encoding CBS domain-containing protein: MKVGQIMTTDVFLTDPAKSIREAAQTMKRMDIGSLPVGEGDRIVGIVTDRDITVRAVANGLDAETLVGDVMSEAIHYCYDDDDVDDVARNMADLEVRRLPVINRQRQLVGFVSLADFAYSGDEESSEELLKGVAKPH, encoded by the coding sequence ATGAAAGTAGGCCAGATCATGACCACCGATGTGTTCCTGACCGATCCGGCAAAGAGCATCCGCGAAGCCGCCCAGACCATGAAGCGCATGGACATTGGCAGCCTCCCAGTCGGCGAAGGCGACCGCATCGTCGGCATCGTCACCGATCGCGACATCACCGTGCGCGCGGTAGCCAACGGCCTGGACGCCGAGACGCTGGTCGGCGATGTGATGAGCGAAGCGATCCACTATTGCTACGACGACGATGATGTCGACGATGTCGCCCGCAACATGGCAGACCTCGAGGTCCGCCGGCTTCCGGTGATCAACCGCCAGCGCCAGCTGGTCGGCTTTGTATCACTCGCGGACTTCGCCTACAGCGGCGACGAGGAATCCTCGGAAGAATTGCTCAAGGGCGTAGCGAAACCGCATTGA